CGCCCTGGCGGTGGTCGACGCGGTGCACTACGCCCCCCACGGCCCCATCGACGTCCGCGCCATCGGCTGCGACTTCCTGCTGTGTTCCGCCTACAAGTTCTTCGGTCCCCACGTCGGGGTGCTCTACGGCCGGCGGGCGGCCTTCGAGGCCCTGGAGACCTACCGCGTGCGACCCCAGTCCGCGGCCGCCCCGGAGAAGATCGAGACCGGCACCCTCAACCACGAGGGGCTGGCGGGGCTGACGGCGGCCGTCGACTTCCTCGCCCGCCTGGGGCAGCGCTACCTCGACGCGTTCCGCGACGCGGTGGGCGGGGCCACCGGCCGGCGGGCCGCGATCCTCGCCGCCATGCACGCCATCGAGGCGTACGAGGCGCCGCTGGCCGAGCGGCTGCGCCGGGGCCTGGCGACCCTGCCCGGCGTCAAGGTCTACGGGGCGCCGGAGGGCCATCCCCGCACGCCGACGGTCTCCTTCACCGTCGCCGGTCGCCACCCGGCGGAGGTGGCGCGGTTCCTCGCCGAGCGCGGCCTGTTCGTCTGGGACGGCGACTTCTACGCGGTGACGCTGATCGAGCGGCTGGGGCTCAAGGCGTCGGGCGGCCTGGTGCGCGTGGGCCTGGCGCCGTACAACACCGCCGCGGAGATCGAGCGGCTGCTGGAGGCCGTGGAAGCGCTGGGCCGAGGAGGATCCGGATGAGCGGGCGCGACGATCGCGGCGCGGGCTCGGGCGACCGCGGTCCAGCGGGCCCGGAGGACCTGGGCGGCCTTGGCGCCGGGAAGCGCCGCCCGCCCGGCGGACCGGTCCGCCGGCGGCGCCGGCTGCGGCGGTACCGGTTCGTCCCCGTGGACTTCGACACCTTCACGGCGTGGGCGGACCGCATCGT
The sequence above is drawn from the Thermaerobacter sp. FW80 genome and encodes:
- a CDS encoding cysteine desulfurase-like protein is translated as MNQSGPASAASATARQEGAIDLSWCRAEFPALQRTVGGQPAAFLDGPGGTQVPQAVIEAMATYLVERNANTHGAFPTSRATDETIAAARAAMADFLGATPAEVAFGPNMTTLNFNLARAIGRTLRPGDEIVVTELDHDANVSPWLVLQELGAVIRWLPVDPATCTLDLDRLGDLLGRRTRVVAIGWASNAVGTVNDVARAVRMAHEAGALAVVDAVHYAPHGPIDVRAIGCDFLLCSAYKFFGPHVGVLYGRRAAFEALETYRVRPQSAAAPEKIETGTLNHEGLAGLTAAVDFLARLGQRYLDAFRDAVGGATGRRAAILAAMHAIEAYEAPLAERLRRGLATLPGVKVYGAPEGHPRTPTVSFTVAGRHPAEVARFLAERGLFVWDGDFYAVTLIERLGLKASGGLVRVGLAPYNTAAEIERLLEAVEALGRGGSG